Proteins found in one Candidatus Methylomirabilota bacterium genomic segment:
- the pheS gene encoding phenylalanine--tRNA ligase subunit alpha, protein MADKRVRAIVKGALEELERAGSRRDLEQVRVKYLGKKGLLTQLLRAMPSLPPAERPIVGREANEAKTEIEAELGRRLAAVESAERRARLAADRVDLTLPGRRIVPGRIHPLARVLDEIIDVFVGLGFAVAEGPEVETDYYNFEALNIPKDHPARDMQDTFYVSEEILLRTHTSPVQVRTMERQRPPVRIIVPGKVYRRDADITHSPMFQQVEGLAVDRGITMGDLKGTLELFARELFGAESRIRFRPSFFPFTEPSAEVDVLCFLCKGAGCRVCKASGWLEILGSGMVHPQVLRTVGYDPEEVTGWAFGMGVERVAMLKYGIDDIRLFFENDLRFLAQF, encoded by the coding sequence ATGGCCGACAAACGCGTCCGCGCGATCGTGAAGGGCGCTCTCGAGGAGCTCGAGCGCGCCGGGAGCCGTCGGGACCTCGAGCAGGTCCGGGTGAAGTACCTCGGCAAGAAGGGGCTTCTCACCCAGCTCCTGCGGGCGATGCCCTCGCTGCCGCCGGCCGAGCGTCCGATCGTGGGCCGCGAGGCGAACGAGGCCAAGACCGAGATCGAGGCCGAGCTCGGGCGGCGCCTGGCTGCCGTCGAGAGCGCCGAGCGGCGGGCGCGGCTGGCCGCCGACCGGGTCGATCTCACCCTGCCGGGGCGCCGCATCGTCCCGGGCCGGATTCATCCCCTGGCGCGGGTCCTCGACGAGATCATCGACGTCTTCGTGGGCCTCGGGTTCGCGGTGGCCGAGGGGCCCGAGGTCGAGACCGACTACTACAACTTCGAGGCCCTCAACATCCCGAAGGACCACCCCGCGCGGGACATGCAGGACACCTTCTACGTCTCGGAGGAGATCCTGCTCCGCACCCACACCTCCCCGGTCCAGGTCCGGACGATGGAGCGCCAGAGGCCGCCGGTGCGGATCATCGTCCCGGGCAAGGTCTACCGCCGTGACGCCGACATCACGCACTCGCCGATGTTCCAGCAGGTGGAGGGGCTCGCGGTGGATCGCGGCATCACGATGGGCGACCTCAAGGGTACCCTCGAGCTCTTCGCCCGGGAGCTCTTCGGTGCGGAGAGCCGCATCCGTTTCCGGCCCTCCTTCTTCCCCTTCACCGAGCCGTCGGCCGAGGTCGACGTCCTGTGCTTCCTGTGCAAGGGCGCCGGGTGCCGCGTGTGCAAGGCGTCGGGATGGCTCGAGATCCTGGGCTCGGGCATGGTGCACCCCCAGGTCCTGCGCACCGTCGGCTACGACCCCGAGGAGGTCACGGGCTGGGCCTTCGGGATGGGCGTGGAGCGGGTCGCCATGCTCAAGTACGGGATCGACGACATCCGACTGTTCTTCGAGAACGACCTCCGGTTTCTGGCG